Proteins encoded together in one Streptomyces umbrinus window:
- a CDS encoding BadF/BadG/BcrA/BcrD ATPase family protein, with translation MNNDLNQDPGRARDRVRNRDLVVGLDAGGTRTRAVLASVVDGRVLGQGVAGPGNALTVPVPLLTEHLAEAVARAVPEPDRARVVAVAGGFAGAAETAPDEPGRLNALAALTAALRRLGIAADSVGVSSDIEAAFASAPGAPADGLALVAGTGVVAMRIRGRRCAVTVGGDGWLLGDDGGGFWIGRSAVRAALRMADGRGGPTTLADAVGRALGLPAEALPYAEDRPYGGPAGLGGAGGRDGVGSPSGAGGGDGLGSPSGAGGRDGVASPNGASGPNHPVGPGGADASGSTSVASGSAHERLPAEPKWSPAQRAAYRMHLLPAVMAEPPIHLARLAPLVAEAARHKDAVAQAILDEAADHLLEPVRALEPRQGERIVATGGLLGPEGPLTVPLSERLKALGLTLDWVADGCGGAVALARLGHGRSSTPSTPAT, from the coding sequence ATGAACAATGATTTGAACCAGGATCCAGGTCGGGCGCGGGATCGGGTGCGGAATCGGGATCTCGTGGTGGGCCTGGACGCCGGCGGTACCCGTACCCGCGCCGTTCTGGCGTCCGTGGTGGACGGCCGCGTGCTCGGTCAGGGCGTGGCAGGACCCGGCAACGCCCTGACCGTCCCCGTGCCGCTGCTCACCGAACACCTGGCCGAGGCCGTCGCCCGGGCGGTGCCGGAGCCGGACCGCGCCAGGGTCGTCGCCGTGGCCGGCGGCTTCGCGGGCGCTGCGGAGACCGCCCCGGACGAGCCCGGCCGCCTCAACGCCCTGGCCGCGCTCACCGCCGCGCTGCGACGCCTGGGCATCGCGGCGGATTCGGTCGGCGTCAGCAGCGACATCGAGGCGGCCTTCGCCTCCGCACCCGGCGCCCCGGCCGACGGGCTGGCCCTGGTGGCGGGCACCGGCGTGGTCGCGATGCGGATCAGGGGCCGCCGTTGCGCGGTGACCGTCGGCGGTGACGGCTGGCTGCTCGGGGACGACGGCGGCGGCTTCTGGATCGGCCGCAGCGCGGTACGGGCGGCATTGCGGATGGCGGACGGCCGCGGCGGCCCCACGACGCTGGCCGACGCGGTCGGCCGGGCACTGGGGTTGCCGGCCGAGGCGCTGCCGTACGCCGAGGACCGGCCGTACGGAGGCCCGGCCGGCCTGGGCGGTGCGGGCGGCCGGGATGGTGTGGGAAGTCCGAGTGGTGCGGGCGGCGGAGATGGCCTGGGAAGCCCGAGTGGTGCGGGTGGCCGCGATGGCGTGGCGAGCCCGAATGGTGCGAGCGGTCCGAACCACCCGGTGGGCCCGGGCGGTGCTGATGCCTCCGGCAGCACCTCCGTCGCATCCGGCTCCGCCCATGAGCGCCTCCCTGCGGAGCCGAAGTGGTCGCCCGCGCAGCGCGCGGCCTACCGCATGCACCTGCTGCCCGCCGTCATGGCCGAGCCCCCGATCCACCTCGCCCGTCTCGCCCCGCTGGTCGCCGAGGCGGCCCGGCACAAGGACGCGGTCGCGCAGGCGATCCTCGACGAGGCGGCGGACCATCTGCTGGAGCCGGTCCGCGCGCTGGAACCGCGCCAGGGCGAACGGATCGTCGCCACCGGCGGACTGCTCGGCCCCGAAGGACCCTTGACCGTTCCTCTGAGCGAGCGCCTCAAGGCACTCGGCCTGACGCTGGACTGGGTGGCGGACGGCTGCGGGGGTGCCGTGGCCCTCGCCCGGCTCGGGCACGGCCGCTCGTCGACACCCTCCACCCCGGCCACCTGA
- a CDS encoding glycoside hydrolase family 3 N-terminal domain-containing protein, whose translation MTLREKAGQLNQRMYGWDAYRRTPDGFELTEALYAETERFAGLGALYGLLRADAWSGVDHSTGAGAADGATLADLVQRHVMESSRLGIPALLVEEVPHGLMALDGTVLPVNLAVGATWDPELYEQAAAHAAAELRARGGHVALVSALDLARDPRWGRTEECFGEDPYLAARLTEALVRGMQGQSGCADGQFAEDKAAVVLKHFAGQGATVGGRNSAESELGPRELHEIHLPAARAGVRAGAAAVMAAYNEVDGLPCAGNRALLTGLLRERWAFDGLVMADGLAVDRLARITGDTVSAGALALDAGVDLSLWDDGFTHLEEAVERGLVQEDVLDAAVARVLRLKFRLGLFERPCAEDRLTDPSPDRGRELSTAIARGAVTLLHDDGGVLPVRPAVSRIAVLGPHAATTAHQLGDYTAPQRPGTGASLLDGLRRLAPPGVDVRHARGCALTGNDLSGIPEAIAQAGVSDLAVLALGGSSARTPETDFAANGAALGAVSEMTCGEGADLAGLRLGRAQHALLDAVVATGTPTVVVLVQGRPHAVPEAAERAAALLTAWYPGPWGGDALAEVLLGHAEPRGRLPVSVPRSAAQLPVYYNHKDTEYGAYVDESVEPLYSFGHGLSYTSFAYGPPLLSGRTVTVDVTNTGERAGRTVVQLYIRRLVTPVWPRTLELRAFRNVELTLGETRTVAIPLGADQLAQVGADLETGVLPGTMEIRVAESARAALDAVPAVLRIDG comes from the coding sequence ATGACCCTGCGGGAGAAGGCCGGCCAGCTCAACCAGCGGATGTACGGCTGGGACGCCTACCGCCGCACACCGGACGGCTTCGAACTCACCGAGGCGCTGTACGCCGAGACCGAGCGCTTCGCAGGCCTCGGCGCCCTGTACGGACTCCTGCGCGCCGACGCCTGGTCGGGCGTCGACCACTCCACCGGCGCGGGCGCGGCCGACGGAGCCACGCTCGCCGACCTGGTGCAGCGCCACGTCATGGAAAGCAGCCGCCTCGGCATCCCGGCGCTCCTCGTCGAGGAGGTTCCGCACGGCCTGATGGCCCTGGACGGCACGGTTTTGCCGGTCAACCTCGCCGTCGGAGCCACCTGGGACCCCGAGCTGTACGAGCAGGCCGCCGCCCATGCCGCGGCCGAACTGCGGGCCCGTGGCGGCCATGTCGCCCTCGTCTCCGCCCTCGACCTCGCGCGCGACCCCCGCTGGGGCCGTACAGAGGAGTGCTTCGGCGAGGACCCGTATCTGGCCGCCCGGCTCACCGAGGCGCTGGTGCGGGGTATGCAGGGTCAATCCGGTTGCGCGGACGGGCAGTTCGCCGAGGACAAGGCCGCCGTGGTGCTCAAGCACTTCGCCGGACAGGGCGCCACCGTCGGGGGCCGCAACTCCGCGGAGTCCGAGCTCGGGCCCCGAGAGCTCCACGAGATCCATCTCCCCGCCGCACGGGCCGGAGTCCGGGCGGGAGCCGCTGCCGTCATGGCCGCGTACAACGAGGTCGACGGGCTTCCCTGCGCGGGCAACAGGGCTTTGCTCACCGGGCTGTTGCGCGAGCGCTGGGCCTTCGACGGGCTGGTCATGGCCGACGGGCTGGCCGTCGACCGGCTGGCCCGGATCACCGGCGACACGGTCTCGGCGGGCGCCCTCGCGCTCGACGCGGGTGTCGATCTGAGCCTCTGGGACGACGGGTTCACGCACCTGGAAGAAGCCGTCGAGCGTGGACTCGTCCAGGAGGACGTGCTCGACGCCGCCGTCGCCCGGGTGCTGCGCCTCAAGTTCCGCCTCGGTCTGTTCGAACGGCCTTGTGCCGAAGACCGGTTGACCGATCCGTCACCTGACCGCGGCCGGGAACTGAGCACCGCCATCGCCCGAGGCGCGGTCACACTCCTGCACGACGACGGGGGCGTCCTGCCCGTCCGCCCGGCGGTGTCCCGCATCGCGGTCCTCGGTCCGCACGCCGCCACCACAGCCCACCAACTCGGCGACTACACGGCCCCGCAGCGCCCCGGCACCGGCGCCAGTCTCCTCGACGGGCTGCGGCGACTCGCCCCGCCCGGAGTGGACGTCCGCCACGCCCGCGGCTGCGCCCTCACCGGCAACGACCTCTCGGGGATCCCCGAGGCCATCGCCCAGGCCGGCGTCTCCGACCTGGCCGTGCTCGCGCTGGGCGGCAGCAGCGCCCGTACCCCCGAGACCGACTTCGCCGCCAACGGCGCGGCCCTCGGCGCCGTCTCCGAGATGACCTGCGGAGAGGGCGCCGACCTCGCGGGGCTGCGGCTCGGCAGGGCCCAACACGCCCTGCTGGACGCCGTCGTGGCGACCGGCACCCCCACGGTCGTGGTCCTGGTGCAGGGCCGCCCGCATGCCGTCCCGGAGGCGGCGGAACGCGCGGCCGCGCTGCTCACCGCCTGGTACCCGGGCCCGTGGGGCGGCGACGCGCTCGCCGAGGTGCTCCTCGGGCACGCCGAGCCGCGCGGGCGCCTGCCCGTCTCGGTCCCGCGCTCGGCCGCCCAACTCCCCGTGTACTACAACCACAAGGACACCGAGTACGGGGCCTACGTCGACGAGAGCGTCGAGCCGCTCTACTCCTTCGGGCACGGGCTGTCGTACACGAGCTTCGCCTATGGCCCGCCGCTCCTGTCCGGGCGCACTGTCACGGTCGACGTCACCAACACGGGGGAACGGGCCGGGCGTACTGTCGTCCAGCTCTACATCCGGCGACTGGTCACGCCCGTGTGGCCGCGCACGCTCGAACTGCGCGCCTTCAGGAACGTCGAACTCACTCTGGGCGAGACCCGCACAGTCGCCATCCCCCTCGGCGCCGACCAACTCGCGCAGGTCGGCGCCGACTTGGAGACGGGCGTGCTGCCCGGCACCATGGAGATCCGCGTCGCGGAATCGGCGCGGGCCGCGCTGGACGCCGTACCGGCCGTGCTGCGGATCGACGGTTGA
- a CDS encoding carbohydrate ABC transporter permease, whose protein sequence is MTTATAASTATAAETAPRRRRLLPRWRDYGRPRELVVRYLLLLFVLGITVGPLVWQLLASLKSTSEDVFGANASLFPHEPTLRAYRAVFDQVPVATYIRNSMFVVLLSVGSQLLFSTTAGYMLSKPNWKGRKAVWVVLIASMMFPFESIMVSLFLSIRDLGLVDNLVGVWLPGFVGAINVLLMRAAFMAVPREIEDSAMLDGAGEWQRFRYLYLPSAWGAILVVTINTFISAWDDFLWPLIVLRSEEHMTLTLGLSRLQSSSFGYDQRVVMAGSVISVIPVLVLFVITQRWFYKGVSSGAVKL, encoded by the coding sequence ATGACGACCGCGACCGCAGCCTCGACCGCAACCGCCGCAGAGACCGCACCGCGCCGCAGGAGACTGCTCCCGCGCTGGCGGGACTACGGCCGCCCCCGCGAACTCGTCGTCCGCTACCTGCTGTTGCTCTTCGTGCTCGGCATCACCGTCGGGCCGTTGGTCTGGCAGCTGCTGGCCTCGCTGAAGAGCACCAGCGAGGACGTCTTCGGCGCGAACGCCTCGCTGTTTCCGCACGAGCCGACCCTGCGGGCCTACCGGGCGGTCTTCGACCAGGTGCCGGTGGCCACGTACATCAGGAACAGCATGTTCGTGGTCCTCCTGTCGGTCGGCAGCCAGCTGCTGTTCTCCACCACGGCCGGCTACATGCTCTCCAAGCCCAACTGGAAGGGCCGCAAGGCGGTTTGGGTCGTACTGATCGCCTCGATGATGTTCCCCTTCGAGTCGATCATGGTGTCGCTGTTCCTGAGCATCCGCGACCTGGGCCTGGTCGACAATCTGGTGGGCGTGTGGCTGCCGGGGTTCGTCGGTGCGATCAACGTGCTGCTGATGCGCGCCGCTTTCATGGCGGTGCCGCGCGAGATCGAGGACTCTGCGATGCTCGACGGCGCCGGCGAGTGGCAGCGCTTCCGGTACCTGTATCTGCCGTCCGCGTGGGGCGCGATCCTGGTGGTCACCATCAACACCTTCATCAGCGCCTGGGACGACTTCCTCTGGCCGCTGATCGTGCTGCGCTCGGAGGAACACATGACGCTGACGCTGGGTCTCTCGCGGCTGCAGAGCTCGTCGTTCGGCTACGACCAGCGGGTGGTGATGGCCGGTTCGGTCATCTCCGTCATCCCGGTGCTGGTGCTGTTCGTGATCACGCAGCGGTGGTTCTACAAGGGGGTTTCGTCGGGGGCCGTGAAGCTCTGA
- a CDS encoding carbohydrate ABC transporter permease — protein MVATQTAKPVSAPGAEHTVSVPGAAPSRIRRLSRAVLPGPAPGANGAALYRRWWLPWLWTAPAIVCAVVFGVFPFLNTLLLSFTDAKPLGGAASFVGLDNYTRMLDDSDFWLATRNSILYALIVVPLMVLLPLLLAILVEKNLPGIGFFRSAFYTPVLASSVVVGLSWQWLLADDGLINTWLEKAHLIRDAIPFLSDSWLILFSAMGLTLWKGLGWYMIFYLAALGNVPKELHEAASMDGAGAARRFWHITVPGVRQAMMLVGTLTGIGSLRVFTELYMLGGPTGGPGGADRTLPFYIKDVGLDPITGNAGYGSAVSVALFLLTLGLTLLAQRLTREDES, from the coding sequence ATCGTGGCGACGCAGACCGCGAAGCCGGTGTCGGCGCCCGGTGCGGAGCACACAGTCTCCGTGCCGGGCGCGGCCCCGTCCCGCATACGCCGACTGAGCCGGGCGGTGCTGCCCGGCCCCGCTCCCGGCGCCAACGGCGCGGCGCTGTACCGCCGTTGGTGGCTGCCCTGGCTGTGGACCGCCCCCGCGATCGTCTGCGCGGTGGTCTTCGGCGTGTTCCCGTTCCTCAACACGCTCCTGCTGTCGTTCACCGACGCCAAGCCGCTCGGCGGCGCCGCGAGCTTCGTGGGGCTGGACAACTACACCCGGATGCTGGACGACTCGGACTTCTGGCTGGCGACCCGCAACAGCATCCTGTACGCGCTGATCGTCGTACCGCTGATGGTGCTGCTGCCGCTGCTGCTGGCCATCCTGGTGGAGAAGAACCTGCCCGGCATCGGCTTCTTCCGCTCCGCCTTCTACACCCCGGTGCTCGCCTCCAGCGTGGTCGTGGGTCTGAGCTGGCAGTGGCTGCTGGCCGACGACGGGCTGATCAACACCTGGCTGGAGAAGGCCCATCTGATCAGGGACGCCATCCCCTTCCTGTCCGACTCGTGGCTGATCCTGTTCTCCGCGATGGGCCTGACCCTGTGGAAGGGCCTCGGCTGGTACATGATCTTCTACCTGGCCGCGCTGGGGAACGTGCCCAAGGAACTGCACGAGGCGGCGTCCATGGACGGCGCCGGTGCGGCCCGCCGCTTCTGGCACATCACCGTGCCGGGCGTGCGGCAGGCCATGATGCTGGTCGGCACCCTCACCGGCATCGGCTCACTGCGGGTGTTCACCGAGCTGTACATGCTCGGCGGTCCCACCGGTGGCCCCGGTGGCGCGGACCGGACCCTGCCCTTCTACATCAAGGACGTCGGCCTCGACCCGATCACCGGCAACGCCGGCTACGGCTCGGCGGTCAGTGTGGCGCTGTTCCTGCTGACGCTGGGGCTGACCCTGCTGGCGCAGCGGCTGACGAGGGAGGACGAGTCATGA
- a CDS encoding extracellular solute-binding protein, producing MRARRLTGSLAWLVVVTLTAAGCGLSGGSDDGGATAGGCKVNEGNVGSGKLTGDVKGKITFQTTNLKKDFGGFFNGVIKDFEKANPGTSVKWIDDPGDNTFTQRTVADAQGCTMPDVINIDAPTATALTKAGYLLNVGVKDPDAAKPFVPAFWKSSTYKDASGKAAHTVLPWYTGGVLLTYNTDMLKKAGIDPAKPPKTMFGLFADYEKIAKSAKGKYFATMANPIWRIPADWDQMNIKTLSADGKSTAFADDPRTAQWVAWMAKLYKEGAMPKDSLSSSNDPSTPYSQGQVAYGSTNPSFVRFVKQNSPSVYAKTGVGQQPFDALGHTTAAPQYISVAATSKHAPTALAFAKFLTNAENQTAWCKDPKVVIFPTTTTSLDDPFFQNATGSDPFSQARKLVAEQLKTTTAYQTNVSPAVQKAIVSQVQLAMQGKKSPEQAVKDAQEKADELLKQAG from the coding sequence ATGCGCGCAAGAAGACTGACAGGATCCCTGGCCTGGCTCGTCGTGGTGACGTTGACGGCCGCAGGCTGCGGCCTCTCCGGCGGCTCCGACGACGGTGGCGCCACCGCGGGCGGTTGCAAGGTCAACGAGGGAAACGTCGGGTCGGGCAAGCTCACCGGTGACGTCAAGGGGAAGATCACTTTCCAGACGACCAACCTGAAGAAGGACTTCGGGGGCTTCTTCAACGGGGTGATCAAGGACTTCGAGAAGGCCAACCCCGGCACCTCGGTCAAGTGGATCGACGACCCCGGCGACAACACGTTCACCCAGCGCACCGTCGCCGACGCCCAGGGCTGCACGATGCCGGACGTGATCAACATCGACGCCCCCACCGCGACCGCCCTCACCAAGGCCGGTTACCTGCTGAACGTGGGCGTCAAGGACCCGGACGCCGCCAAGCCCTTCGTCCCGGCGTTCTGGAAGTCCAGCACCTACAAGGACGCCTCGGGGAAGGCGGCGCACACCGTGCTGCCCTGGTACACCGGAGGCGTCCTCCTCACGTACAACACCGACATGCTGAAGAAGGCCGGGATCGACCCGGCGAAGCCGCCGAAGACGATGTTCGGTCTGTTCGCCGACTACGAGAAGATCGCCAAGTCGGCCAAGGGCAAGTACTTCGCGACGATGGCCAACCCGATCTGGCGGATCCCGGCCGACTGGGACCAGATGAACATCAAGACCCTCTCCGCCGACGGCAAGTCGACCGCCTTCGCCGACGACCCGAGGACCGCCCAGTGGGTGGCCTGGATGGCGAAGCTGTACAAGGAAGGCGCCATGCCGAAGGACTCGCTGTCCTCCAGCAACGACCCCTCCACGCCGTACAGCCAGGGCCAGGTCGCCTACGGTTCGACGAACCCGAGCTTCGTGCGCTTCGTGAAGCAGAACAGCCCGTCGGTGTACGCCAAGACCGGCGTCGGCCAGCAGCCCTTCGACGCGCTCGGCCACACCACGGCCGCCCCTCAGTACATCTCGGTCGCCGCGACCAGCAAGCACGCCCCCACCGCGCTCGCGTTCGCCAAGTTCCTCACCAACGCCGAGAACCAGACGGCCTGGTGCAAGGATCCGAAGGTCGTGATCTTCCCGACGACCACGACCTCGCTCGACGACCCGTTCTTCCAGAACGCGACCGGCAGCGACCCCTTCTCCCAGGCCCGCAAGCTCGTCGCCGAGCAGCTCAAGACCACCACCGCCTACCAGACCAACGTCTCCCCGGCCGTGCAGAAGGCCATCGTGTCCCAGGTCCAGCTGGCCATGCAGGGCAAGAAGAGCCCCGAGCAGGCCGTGAAGGACGCCCAGGAGAAGGCCGACGAGCTGTTGAAGCAGGCAGGCTGA
- a CDS encoding peptidyl-prolyl cis-trans isomerase — translation MSDHVHARSHPPGSPAHVHLPEGVAALVHGDSLAAAHVDALLRVVPPRDPVARPDASARAERQRRRWATQVVVVDELARRACAERGLRPPEEVRPAQVLAVAEEDVADLGSIVAAVLAHSPAARVLLAALESEQDVPESAVRDYYDRNPDRFLTPDALRRGVDPFGGTDTSDHLPYEGVRERVAHELRRSAGRRAFFAWLDRARAGVVYAAGHEHPGDPSHPDHEHRH, via the coding sequence GTGAGCGACCACGTACATGCGCGTTCACATCCACCCGGCAGCCCCGCACACGTCCACCTGCCCGAGGGAGTTGCCGCGCTCGTGCACGGTGACTCCCTCGCCGCGGCGCACGTGGACGCGCTGCTGAGGGTCGTACCGCCGCGCGATCCCGTAGCTCGCCCCGACGCGTCGGCGCGTGCCGAACGGCAGCGGCGGCGCTGGGCGACCCAGGTGGTCGTCGTGGACGAACTGGCCCGCCGGGCCTGCGCCGAGCGCGGGCTGAGGCCTCCCGAAGAAGTCCGGCCGGCCCAGGTGCTCGCCGTGGCCGAGGAGGACGTCGCGGATCTCGGCAGCATCGTCGCCGCGGTGCTCGCCCACTCCCCGGCCGCCCGTGTCCTGCTCGCCGCGCTGGAGAGCGAGCAGGACGTACCGGAGTCGGCGGTACGGGACTATTACGACCGCAACCCGGACCGCTTCCTCACCCCGGACGCCCTGCGACGCGGAGTGGACCCCTTCGGGGGGACGGACACCTCGGACCACCTTCCGTACGAGGGTGTACGCGAGCGTGTCGCCCACGAGTTGCGCCGGTCCGCCGGCCGGCGTGCCTTCTTCGCCTGGCTCGACCGGGCGCGGGCCGGGGTGGTGTACGCCGCCGGGCACGAGCACCCCGGCGATCCGTCGCACCCGGACCACGAGCACCGGCACTGA